The Endozoicomonas montiporae CL-33 genome contains a region encoding:
- a CDS encoding acyl-CoA dehydrogenase C-terminal domain-containing protein translates to MIDYQAPLRDMRFVLYEVFNVADDWARWESLSELVDQETADAILEEGAKLVSKTLSPLYRTGDEQGCHWQDGKVSTPSGFKEAYQLYSEGGWTGLSGNPEYGGMGMPKSLGAQFDEMSCGANLALMLYPSLTSGAALAIDAHASEAIKSLYLPKMYSGEWAGTMCLTEPHSGTDLGIIRTKAIPEDDGSYSLTGTKIFITGGEHDLSDNIVHLVLAKLPGAPAGPKGISLFLVPKVLVNDDGSLTEPNSVSCGSIEHKMGIKGASTCVMNFDGAKGYLVGDLNKGLNCMFTMMNYERLFVGIQGLGSAERSYQNALAYAKDRLQGRAATGVAYPDKEADPLMVHGDIRRTLMNIKALNEGGRAFSTFVGQQLDKAKFGEAYEKQKAAGLVALLTPVAKAFFTDMGLECCVAGQQVLGGHGYIAEWGQEQLVRDVRITQIYEGTNGIQSLDLLGRKIAANEGAYFRLFADEVRVFIGNAENSEFAPALSKALDELEQATEALLKQTADDPNTINAACVEYLQGFAYVAYGWVWAQMAEVAKAQLDSGTDDQDFYQAKVTTARYFYKRQLPKGSALLKAAVSGAEELYGLSNEQF, encoded by the coding sequence ATGATTGATTATCAGGCTCCCCTGCGTGATATGCGTTTTGTCTTGTATGAAGTGTTTAATGTCGCTGATGACTGGGCTCGTTGGGAATCACTCAGTGAACTGGTGGATCAGGAAACGGCAGATGCCATTCTGGAAGAAGGCGCCAAGCTGGTGTCGAAAACGCTTTCTCCTCTCTATCGAACCGGTGACGAACAAGGCTGCCACTGGCAGGATGGCAAGGTCTCTACACCTTCCGGTTTTAAAGAAGCCTATCAGTTGTATTCCGAAGGTGGCTGGACCGGTCTGAGTGGTAATCCTGAATACGGCGGCATGGGCATGCCCAAGTCGCTGGGCGCTCAGTTCGATGAAATGAGCTGTGGTGCCAATCTGGCTCTGATGCTTTACCCGAGCCTCACGTCCGGTGCCGCTCTGGCTATTGATGCCCATGCTTCTGAAGCCATTAAATCGTTATACCTTCCCAAAATGTATTCCGGAGAGTGGGCGGGAACGATGTGTCTGACCGAGCCCCATTCCGGAACAGATCTGGGTATTATTCGTACCAAGGCAATTCCTGAAGACGATGGCAGTTACAGCCTGACCGGAACAAAAATATTCATTACCGGCGGTGAGCATGACTTATCTGACAATATTGTTCATCTGGTGCTTGCGAAGCTACCGGGTGCCCCCGCTGGTCCAAAAGGTATTTCCCTGTTTCTGGTTCCTAAGGTTCTTGTGAACGACGATGGTTCGCTTACGGAACCCAACAGTGTCAGCTGTGGCTCTATTGAGCACAAGATGGGAATCAAAGGTGCATCAACCTGTGTGATGAACTTTGACGGTGCTAAAGGTTACCTTGTGGGCGACCTGAATAAAGGTTTGAACTGTATGTTCACCATGATGAATTACGAGCGGCTGTTTGTCGGTATTCAGGGGTTGGGCAGTGCCGAGCGTTCCTATCAGAATGCGCTGGCGTATGCCAAAGATCGTTTGCAGGGACGTGCCGCTACTGGTGTAGCGTATCCGGACAAGGAAGCAGACCCGTTGATGGTTCATGGTGATATTCGCCGAACGCTGATGAACATAAAAGCGTTGAACGAAGGCGGCAGGGCATTCTCAACGTTTGTGGGACAGCAGCTGGATAAGGCTAAATTCGGTGAAGCGTATGAGAAGCAGAAAGCGGCAGGTCTGGTCGCACTACTCACACCGGTGGCCAAAGCCTTCTTTACGGATATGGGGCTGGAGTGTTGTGTTGCAGGTCAGCAGGTACTGGGTGGTCATGGTTATATTGCTGAATGGGGGCAGGAACAGCTGGTTCGCGACGTACGAATTACGCAGATTTATGAAGGCACTAATGGCATCCAGTCGTTGGATTTACTGGGCAGAAAAATAGCGGCGAATGAAGGTGCTTATTTCAGGTTGTTTGCCGATGAAGTCCGGGTATTTATTGGTAATGCTGAAAATAGTGAGTTTGCTCCTGCATTATCCAAGGCTCTGGATGAACTGGAGCAGGCGACAGAAGCACTGCTTAAGCAGACAGCGGATGACCCAAATACCATTAACGCTGCTTGCGTTGAATACCTTCAGGGGTTTGCTTATGTCGCTTACGGGTGGGTGTGGGCGCAAATGGCGGAAGTGGCTAAAGCGCAGTTAGACAGTGGTACTGATGATCAGGACTTCTATCAGGCAAAAGTAACAACAGCCCGTTATTTTTATAAACGACAGCTACCTAAAGGTTCAGCGTTGCTGAAGGCTGCTGTATCCGGGGCTGAAGAGTTGTATGGCCTGAGCAATGAGCAATTTTGA
- a CDS encoding response regulator, whose product MITFRNLPIKKKLRYAMLITAYAVLLVTLSIQTVSDLIKSRSALVSNLEVLAEVIGSNAEAALVFEDRDSATTLLKGFASATNIQSAFLLTPEGNVMATYNRHGGQPWSITFDDLERPLTVFSNTRLHLYRPIYLDGQLIGAIYIQSNLNLLYLQLTQNLLLALIAALVSVILASMLASRLQKLLGRPIIELAETISSMTAKQQYDQKVHRFDDDEIGQLYDYFNEMIMRIKERDQRLQQQRETLEASVAERTRELHDANRDLKDNISELREAKEAAFDAAKAKSSFLANMSHEIRTPMNGVLGMLELLKDTRLDRTQSDFLETAYSSADALLQIINDILDFSKIEAGKMEIENIDTNIAEIAEDVCALLAGKAREKHLEISCYTDVDLPEVLKGDSVRLRQVLTNLVGNAVKFTEAGEVVVRLNMIQRTSDFVRVEFLVEDTGIGIAEDVLANLFSAFTQADGSTTRRFGGTGLGLTISKQLVELMGGNIQVTSAEGLGSTFLFILDMGISESESRSSGKVSHALEGIKTLIVDDNTTNREILRHYLTAWGVDHSECDSGAKALDMMQQALSKGQPYELVLLDMDMPQMDGLMLSREIESNAELAKSRRIMLSSAGFITWAKQQEVGISACLSKPFRQSRLLDTVMQVMHEHHARQSDKHPVQSNHPSFSSTIRLLLVEDNIVNQKVAVSMLKKIGLTEPDIAADGKEAVSMSQNKEYDLILMDCQMPVMSGYEATGLIRKREQSHRQPRIPIIAMTANAMQGDREKCLAAGMDDYLSKPIKSDTMRDMLSHWLMHDENQPESEPELPVVANSVPNEEGADIDTDEPLVDIDTFNTLKEIMEEAFSSLLDSYFEDAPNLLEELKQAAKAADLEVVIRAAHTLKSSSGNLGATQLAGIASQIEVLGKEGKLQEACRLIPNLEQSLEKTLVTCRQLA is encoded by the coding sequence ATGATTACTTTCAGAAACCTGCCCATAAAAAAGAAGCTTCGTTACGCCATGCTGATCACGGCTTATGCCGTGCTGCTGGTAACGCTGTCCATCCAGACCGTCAGCGACCTGATCAAATCCAGGTCAGCCCTTGTCAGCAATCTGGAAGTCCTTGCTGAAGTCATTGGGTCCAACGCAGAAGCCGCGCTGGTATTTGAAGACAGGGACTCTGCAACAACTCTTTTGAAAGGTTTTGCCTCCGCCACCAATATCCAGTCAGCCTTCCTGCTCACGCCGGAAGGCAATGTTATGGCCACCTACAACCGTCATGGCGGACAGCCCTGGTCTATTACCTTTGATGATCTTGAGCGCCCTCTGACCGTTTTCAGCAACACTCGACTGCACCTCTATCGCCCTATCTATCTGGACGGGCAACTGATTGGCGCTATTTACATTCAGTCCAACCTGAACCTGCTTTACCTTCAGCTAACCCAGAATCTTCTGCTGGCTCTGATTGCAGCACTGGTTTCTGTCATCCTTGCTTCAATGCTGGCTTCAAGACTGCAGAAACTTCTGGGACGTCCCATTATCGAGTTGGCGGAAACCATCAGTTCCATGACCGCCAAGCAGCAATACGACCAGAAAGTTCACCGTTTCGATGACGACGAAATAGGTCAACTGTATGATTATTTCAACGAAATGATTATGCGCATTAAAGAACGCGACCAGCGCCTGCAACAGCAGCGGGAAACCCTGGAAGCTTCTGTTGCGGAAAGAACCCGGGAACTGCATGACGCCAACCGCGACTTGAAAGACAACATCTCGGAACTGCGTGAAGCCAAAGAAGCGGCCTTTGATGCTGCCAAGGCCAAAAGCTCTTTCCTTGCCAATATGAGTCATGAAATCAGAACACCCATGAACGGTGTGCTGGGTATGCTTGAGTTGTTAAAAGATACACGGCTTGACCGAACCCAGAGCGACTTTCTCGAAACCGCCTACAGCTCTGCAGATGCCTTGTTACAAATCATCAACGACATTCTCGACTTCTCCAAGATTGAAGCAGGAAAAATGGAGATAGAGAATATTGATACCAATATTGCTGAAATAGCAGAAGACGTCTGCGCCTTGCTGGCTGGAAAGGCAAGGGAAAAACATCTGGAAATCAGTTGTTACACTGACGTTGACTTACCCGAAGTGCTAAAAGGCGACTCCGTTCGTTTACGGCAGGTTTTGACCAATCTGGTTGGTAATGCCGTTAAATTCACTGAAGCGGGTGAGGTCGTTGTTCGCCTGAATATGATTCAGAGAACCTCTGATTTTGTCAGGGTAGAGTTTTTAGTGGAAGACACCGGCATTGGTATTGCCGAGGATGTGCTTGCCAACCTGTTCAGTGCCTTCACTCAAGCTGACGGAAGCACAACCCGTCGGTTTGGCGGTACTGGTCTTGGCCTGACCATTTCCAAACAGCTGGTAGAGCTGATGGGTGGGAATATTCAGGTCACCAGTGCAGAAGGGCTGGGTTCCACCTTCTTATTCATACTCGACATGGGTATTTCGGAGTCAGAGTCCAGATCATCCGGAAAGGTCAGTCACGCTCTTGAAGGCATTAAAACACTGATTGTGGATGACAACACCACCAACCGGGAAATTCTGCGCCATTATCTGACCGCCTGGGGTGTTGATCATTCAGAATGCGACAGTGGTGCAAAAGCTCTGGATATGATGCAGCAGGCACTCAGTAAAGGGCAGCCGTACGAGCTGGTTTTGCTTGATATGGACATGCCTCAAATGGACGGCTTAATGCTGTCCAGAGAAATAGAAAGTAATGCGGAGCTGGCAAAATCGCGCCGTATTATGTTGAGTTCTGCCGGTTTTATTACCTGGGCCAAACAACAGGAAGTCGGTATTTCGGCCTGTCTCAGTAAACCGTTCCGACAATCACGTCTGCTGGATACCGTCATGCAGGTTATGCATGAACACCATGCACGCCAGAGCGACAAGCACCCAGTACAAAGTAATCACCCATCTTTTTCCTCTACAATCAGGCTACTGCTGGTTGAAGATAATATTGTGAATCAGAAAGTGGCTGTCAGCATGTTGAAGAAGATAGGTCTGACTGAACCGGATATTGCTGCAGACGGCAAAGAAGCCGTCAGCATGTCACAAAACAAAGAGTACGATCTGATTCTTATGGATTGCCAGATGCCCGTCATGTCGGGCTACGAGGCAACGGGGCTGATTCGTAAAAGAGAGCAGTCTCATCGTCAGCCCAGAATTCCCATCATTGCCATGACAGCCAACGCCATGCAGGGCGACAGGGAAAAATGTCTGGCAGCCGGTATGGATGACTACCTGTCTAAACCCATAAAATCAGACACCATGCGAGACATGCTCTCGCACTGGTTGATGCACGACGAAAACCAGCCAGAGTCTGAACCTGAACTTCCGGTAGTGGCCAACAGCGTTCCAAACGAGGAAGGCGCTGATATTGATACGGATGAACCTCTGGTAGACATTGATACATTCAACACTCTCAAAGAGATTATGGAAGAAGCCTTCAGTAGCCTGCTGGACAGTTACTTTGAAGATGCTCCCAACCTGTTGGAAGAACTGAAACAGGCAGCCAAAGCCGCAGACCTGGAAGTGGTGATCCGCGCTGCCCATACACTAAAATCCAGCAGCGGCAATCTTGGAGCCACACAGCTTGCAGGTATCGCCAGCCAGATCGAAGTGCTTGGGAAAGAAGGAAAACTGCAGGAAGCCTGCAGGCTGATCCCAAACCTTGAACAGTCATTGGAAAAGACTCTGGTTACCTGCCGTCAATTAGCCTAA
- a CDS encoding YfiR family protein — protein sequence MSVTKSTSSKAAILGFIIATLLSLHAMTVRAATSPEDKIKTAIIYKITKFISWPKRTQNLTICVLGEGSINNELHKINHKNTMGRRLSVTHRDANAPFDKLCDALFMHSIDNATVKSVLKRLEGKPVLTISDLRSFTDYGGMIGLNRSGKKINFSINNTSASGADLNISSKLLKLAKTVK from the coding sequence ATGTCAGTTACCAAAAGCACTTCATCCAAAGCAGCAATACTGGGTTTTATCATCGCTACCTTGCTCAGCCTCCATGCTATGACGGTCAGAGCCGCCACCTCTCCGGAAGATAAAATAAAAACAGCGATCATTTATAAAATCACCAAATTCATCAGTTGGCCTAAAAGAACCCAGAACCTGACAATTTGTGTGCTGGGTGAGGGCTCGATTAATAACGAGCTTCATAAAATCAATCACAAAAACACCATGGGCAGGCGTTTGTCGGTCACTCACAGAGATGCAAATGCACCTTTCGACAAACTGTGTGATGCGTTGTTTATGCATAGTATCGACAATGCAACGGTCAAATCCGTTCTGAAACGTCTTGAAGGAAAGCCGGTGCTGACAATCAGCGATCTTAGATCTTTCACCGATTACGGCGGAATGATCGGACTGAATCGCAGTGGCAAAAAAATTAACTTTTCAATTAACAATACTTCCGCCTCCGGTGCCGATTTGAACATCAGCTCCAAATTATTAAAGCTGGCTAAAACGGTGAAATAA
- a CDS encoding TonB-dependent receptor plug domain-containing protein, with translation MKTQLLPTILASSLLLAINAQADHPVKEPDNDDFLDFSLEELISLDIPDVTSVSRKKQRLMDSAAAIFVITSEDILRSGVTSIPEALRMVPGMQVARFNGNTWSISTRGFNYIFANKLLVLIDGRTVYSPLFSGVNWDVQDTLMEDIDRIEVIRGPGAALWGANAVNGVINVITKKAADTQGNLVSLGAGNEEKAFGAYRHGGEFGETGYYKVYFKAFERDGLAKADGSDANDDWKMKRAGFRTEWKPTADTDLTFLGDIYEGTTRPILKIFDKNDPFAGNNGIQRLENTDRDQRGGNLIAHWKKTISDAEDYSLRAVLDDYQNFDYRITEKRQSFDLEFQHYFQPLENHDLVWGASFRRTWYQLSDMRYIEHRDKDGNKKDSRQDNLYSLFAQDDITLNKSWNVSFSARYEHNAFTGEEFQPNAKLTWKATEDRTFWASVSKAVKTPSVSETAVFSDNITFASIGSPFIVSIAGNRDLNSEELNAFELGYREQFGSSFRLDITGFYNQYENIVAYVSDTKCPDGSMPLNPQAFPICLSGNNSLLRFPTTLVNGLDATTYGLEVVADWQAKDWWKLQFTYGWLQVDASHNANSPALASALQANEQLVENLSAKNTMNLRSSMNLPNQWYFDVWVRGISNLKDADVSGYTALDLRLAKKINDNLEFSIVAQNLFDKQRAEFSEIFSGLDATEIEESWYAQVRWSF, from the coding sequence TTGAAGACACAACTGCTGCCCACAATTCTGGCTTCGTCACTGCTGCTTGCCATCAATGCGCAGGCTGACCATCCGGTTAAAGAACCTGACAATGATGATTTTCTGGATTTCAGCCTGGAAGAACTCATCTCGCTGGATATTCCTGACGTCACCTCTGTCTCCCGCAAAAAACAACGGCTGATGGATTCTGCTGCGGCCATTTTCGTCATTACCTCCGAAGACATTCTGCGCAGTGGCGTGACATCCATCCCAGAAGCTCTACGCATGGTACCCGGAATGCAGGTGGCACGCTTTAACGGCAACACCTGGTCGATCAGTACCCGCGGGTTCAATTACATCTTTGCCAATAAGCTGCTGGTTCTGATTGATGGCAGAACGGTTTATTCACCACTGTTCTCCGGCGTGAACTGGGATGTTCAGGACACCCTGATGGAAGACATTGACCGCATCGAGGTTATCAGGGGACCTGGCGCTGCACTCTGGGGAGCCAACGCTGTCAACGGTGTCATCAATGTGATCACTAAAAAAGCGGCTGACACTCAGGGCAACTTAGTCTCTTTGGGTGCAGGCAATGAAGAAAAAGCCTTTGGTGCTTATCGCCATGGCGGAGAGTTCGGAGAAACCGGTTACTACAAAGTGTATTTCAAAGCTTTTGAGCGGGACGGACTGGCCAAGGCAGATGGCTCCGACGCCAATGATGACTGGAAAATGAAAAGGGCTGGATTCAGGACAGAGTGGAAGCCTACTGCCGACACTGACCTTACATTCCTGGGTGATATCTACGAGGGAACCACTCGCCCTATATTAAAGATTTTCGACAAGAACGATCCATTTGCTGGCAATAATGGCATCCAAAGGTTAGAAAACACAGATCGTGACCAAAGGGGCGGTAATTTAATCGCTCATTGGAAAAAAACCATCAGTGATGCAGAAGATTACTCTTTAAGAGCTGTACTTGATGACTACCAGAACTTCGATTATCGAATTACAGAAAAAAGGCAGTCCTTTGACTTAGAGTTCCAGCACTATTTTCAGCCTTTAGAAAACCACGATCTGGTATGGGGAGCTAGCTTTCGCAGAACCTGGTATCAATTGAGCGATATGCGATACATTGAGCACAGAGATAAAGACGGTAATAAAAAAGACTCACGTCAGGATAATCTATACAGCCTGTTTGCACAGGACGACATTACTTTAAACAAGAGCTGGAATGTATCCTTTAGCGCACGCTACGAGCACAACGCCTTCACAGGTGAAGAATTTCAGCCTAATGCCAAGTTAACGTGGAAAGCAACTGAAGATAGAACATTCTGGGCTTCTGTATCCAAAGCAGTAAAAACTCCTTCAGTCAGTGAAACGGCAGTTTTTTCTGATAACATCACTTTTGCCTCCATCGGGTCACCATTCATAGTGTCTATTGCCGGAAACAGAGACCTTAACTCCGAAGAGTTGAATGCTTTTGAGTTAGGGTATCGAGAGCAGTTCGGCTCATCCTTTCGGTTAGACATCACCGGATTTTATAATCAATACGAAAACATAGTGGCGTATGTTTCTGACACAAAGTGTCCTGATGGATCAATGCCCCTAAACCCGCAAGCCTTCCCAATTTGCCTAAGCGGTAACAACTCCCTTTTACGCTTTCCCACTACCCTTGTTAACGGGCTAGACGCAACAACCTACGGCTTGGAAGTGGTTGCTGACTGGCAAGCAAAGGACTGGTGGAAACTCCAATTCACCTACGGCTGGTTGCAAGTTGATGCATCACATAATGCAAATAGTCCAGCACTTGCATCTGCTCTTCAGGCCAATGAACAACTCGTAGAAAACCTCAGTGCAAAAAATACAATGAACCTACGCTCGAGCATGAACCTGCCCAACCAATGGTACTTTGATGTCTGGGTCAGAGGTATCAGCAATTTAAAGGATGCCGATGTCTCAGGCTATACGGCTCTGGACTTACGACTTGCCAAAAAAATAAACGACAATCTGGAGTTTTCAATCGTTGCCCAAAACCTCTTTGACAAACAAAGAGCCGAATTCTCCGAAATTTTCAGCGGATTAGATGCCACCGAGATTGAAGAATCCTGGTACGCACAAGTTCGCTGGTCATTTTAA
- a CDS encoding S8 family peptidase gives MTARIALFLSFIGFSSSSLAQKIDGTIPPRLVTDRIIVQYHPVPTYGNAMAFIKQGATNGAFGVAGGKERDILDLESSVKVEDAELLAKSLDIDPQVDFAEPDYIMQAMQIPNDARFNEQWNFTNSESGINAPAAWNITTGSPDIIVGVVDTGVVRHNDLVTNIVDGYDFISHPWIAKDGDGRDNEPKDPGDGITQIGACGTVKGVPVPSKPIESSWHGTHVAGTIAAVSNNNIGVSGVAWNSKIMPLRALGRCGGYMSDIVDAMLWAAGFKVFGLPLNKKPVKILNLSLGGSAKTCPKIYQNAIDKLTKANISIVVAAGNENRDASMATPANCKNVITVGSIDRQGNRSWYSNFGSHVNIAAPGGETLVLSNGILSTSNSGQYTANLDDYEYYQGTSMATPHVTGVLALMYSVNKLLTAVQAAKIIMESARAFPSGSCNHSLCGSGVLDAAAAVRAAQSK, from the coding sequence ATGACAGCAAGGATTGCTCTGTTTTTATCATTCATCGGGTTCAGCAGTTCATCTCTGGCCCAGAAAATTGATGGAACCATTCCACCAAGGCTGGTCACTGACAGAATTATTGTTCAATACCACCCAGTTCCCACCTATGGCAATGCAATGGCCTTTATTAAACAAGGAGCAACTAATGGTGCTTTTGGTGTTGCAGGGGGCAAAGAGAGGGATATTCTTGATTTAGAATCCAGCGTCAAGGTGGAAGATGCTGAACTGTTGGCAAAAAGTCTGGATATTGATCCTCAAGTCGATTTTGCCGAGCCTGACTATATTATGCAGGCTATGCAGATTCCGAACGATGCGCGCTTTAATGAGCAGTGGAATTTCACAAACTCGGAGTCTGGTATCAACGCACCTGCCGCCTGGAATATTACAACCGGCAGTCCAGATATTATTGTTGGTGTTGTTGATACTGGCGTTGTCAGGCATAACGATCTGGTTACCAATATTGTGGATGGCTATGACTTTATCAGTCACCCATGGATTGCCAAAGATGGCGACGGGAGAGATAACGAGCCAAAAGACCCTGGTGATGGCATTACTCAAATCGGTGCCTGCGGGACGGTAAAGGGTGTTCCGGTTCCAAGCAAACCCATAGAGAGCAGCTGGCATGGTACCCATGTAGCAGGCACGATAGCAGCTGTTTCCAACAACAATATAGGAGTGAGTGGCGTCGCCTGGAATTCCAAAATTATGCCACTGCGGGCATTGGGCCGTTGCGGTGGATATATGTCGGATATTGTAGATGCCATGCTTTGGGCAGCAGGATTTAAAGTTTTCGGGCTGCCTTTAAACAAAAAGCCGGTAAAAATTCTCAATTTAAGCCTTGGAGGAAGCGCCAAAACCTGTCCCAAAATCTATCAAAATGCAATAGACAAACTGACTAAAGCTAACATTTCCATTGTTGTAGCAGCTGGCAATGAAAACAGAGATGCCTCAATGGCGACACCTGCCAACTGCAAGAATGTTATCACTGTTGGATCCATTGACAGGCAGGGTAACCGAAGCTGGTATTCCAATTTTGGCAGTCACGTCAATATTGCAGCTCCGGGAGGAGAAACTCTCGTTCTTTCCAATGGCATTTTATCGACATCCAACAGCGGCCAATACACTGCCAACCTTGATGATTACGAATACTATCAGGGTACCAGTATGGCCACTCCCCATGTTACAGGTGTTCTGGCACTTATGTATTCGGTCAACAAACTACTAACGGCAGTTCAGGCGGCGAAAATTATTATGGAGTCCGCTAGAGCATTCCCTTCCGGTAGTTGCAATCACAGTCTGTGTGGTTCAGGCGTTTTGGATGCTGCTGCGGCTGTGCGTGCAGCTCAGAGCAAATGA
- a CDS encoding VTT domain-containing protein, which yields MSFLYEQLSNVAQNPMLLALFILVGTYILEDAAILTAALLSADGLIGTQLAFIVLFLGIFSGDLGLYVSGRYLNRIPALKRFLDIHAVHCAHHWLQQKMTTTVLLVRIIPGLRLPVYVACGFFRLSCKRFAVLVFLASLLWTAVVFFGLFSVGVIFWSDLGLWKWLLMPVLAGLIVFGHKKIKVDEGFLNKYGHH from the coding sequence ATGTCGTTTCTCTACGAACAACTATCGAATGTGGCACAAAACCCAATGCTCCTGGCACTGTTCATTCTTGTTGGGACTTATATTCTGGAGGATGCCGCTATTCTCACTGCAGCGCTTCTGAGTGCAGATGGGTTGATCGGTACTCAATTGGCATTCATTGTCCTGTTTCTTGGGATTTTTTCCGGTGATCTCGGGCTGTATGTGTCGGGGCGATATTTAAACAGAATACCTGCACTTAAAAGGTTTCTGGATATTCATGCCGTTCATTGCGCTCATCATTGGTTGCAGCAAAAGATGACAACCACGGTTTTACTCGTGCGTATTATTCCCGGTTTAAGACTGCCTGTTTATGTGGCCTGTGGTTTTTTCAGGCTCTCCTGCAAGCGCTTTGCAGTACTGGTTTTTCTGGCTTCACTGCTTTGGACGGCTGTCGTGTTTTTCGGCTTGTTCAGTGTTGGAGTCATTTTCTGGTCGGATCTGGGGCTTTGGAAATGGCTTTTAATGCCCGTTCTCGCCGGGCTGATCGTTTTCGGGCATAAAAAAATAAAAGTAGATGAAGGTTTTCTGAACAAATATGGACATCACTGA
- a CDS encoding ATP-grasp domain-containing protein codes for MDITESDRLIEAFIQPTARGKEIHPGMPELEKRKRAISFFEFWPGFVIYTPVVLQALWLAIRYRGFTLPLNSNPGIYLSGMVGESKNDIFSMAKGKAREKIPPWCVLSGWTSPEEAEFLARQRMKKVGLNYPLVAKPDIGCRGAGVRIVRSARELKDYIAPFPANGKVVLQKLVPYEAEAGVFYIRQPGEQKGRIFSITLKYPPYVIGNGKDTLRQLIQNDDRAGQLTSLYFKRHYQLLEQVLPEGQPFRLTFAGSHSRGCIFRDGREFITPELEAAFDDVVDGLPEYYYGRIDIRFRDINSLMNGENYYILEINGASSEAAHIWDSRSTLKEVYRVLFYQYRTLFRLGWLNRRRGFRPPSLKELLHAWKQERKLVKRYPDTE; via the coding sequence ATGGACATCACTGAAAGCGATCGCCTGATTGAGGCATTTATTCAACCAACTGCCCGGGGCAAAGAAATCCATCCTGGAATGCCTGAGTTAGAGAAACGGAAGCGGGCTATTTCCTTTTTCGAGTTCTGGCCGGGGTTTGTCATTTATACGCCGGTGGTTTTGCAGGCGTTGTGGCTGGCTATTCGTTACCGGGGCTTTACTTTGCCTCTGAACAGTAACCCGGGCATTTATCTCAGCGGCATGGTGGGTGAATCCAAAAATGACATTTTTTCCATGGCGAAAGGGAAAGCCAGAGAAAAGATACCACCCTGGTGTGTTTTGTCTGGCTGGACATCACCTGAAGAGGCTGAATTCCTGGCGCGACAGCGTATGAAAAAAGTCGGACTTAATTATCCTCTGGTGGCAAAACCGGATATTGGTTGCCGGGGCGCCGGTGTCAGAATTGTTCGTTCTGCCCGGGAATTGAAAGATTATATCGCTCCGTTTCCGGCTAATGGCAAAGTGGTACTCCAGAAGCTGGTTCCGTATGAAGCGGAAGCGGGCGTTTTTTATATCCGTCAGCCAGGTGAACAAAAAGGCAGAATTTTTTCGATCACTCTTAAGTACCCACCTTATGTGATTGGGAATGGTAAAGATACGCTCAGACAACTCATCCAGAATGATGACAGGGCGGGGCAATTAACCTCTTTATATTTCAAGCGTCATTATCAGCTGTTGGAGCAGGTGCTTCCAGAAGGCCAGCCTTTTCGATTAACGTTTGCAGGTAGTCACTCGCGGGGGTGCATTTTCAGAGATGGCAGAGAATTTATAACGCCAGAGCTGGAAGCAGCCTTTGATGACGTCGTTGATGGGTTACCTGAGTATTACTACGGCCGGATAGATATTCGATTTAGAGATATAAATTCTCTTATGAATGGCGAAAACTACTATATACTTGAAATTAATGGCGCCAGTAGTGAAGCTGCCCATATCTGGGACAGTCGCAGTACGTTGAAAGAAGTGTATCGGGTTCTGTTTTATCAATACCGAACACTGTTTCGACTGGGATGGTTGAACAGGCGTCGGGGATTTCGTCCTCCTTCCCTGAAAGAGCTGTTGCATGCATGGAAGCAAGAGCGAAAGTTGGTGAAACGGTATCCGGATACCGAATAA
- a CDS encoding YHS domain-containing (seleno)protein: MARFIGVLMLLVISSTALAGNGIYTGWFSNKAVSGYDTVAYFTQSKAVKGDAKFKFKYLDSEWYFSSAENLELFKKNPDKYRPQYGGFCAWAVAAKKQRAPGDPNYWKIVDDKLYLNYDNSVQKTWLEDIPGYIRKGDANWPKMLDQ; the protein is encoded by the coding sequence ATGGCACGATTCATTGGTGTGTTGATGCTGCTGGTTATCAGCTCGACGGCGCTGGCTGGCAATGGAATTTACACAGGCTGGTTTAGCAATAAAGCTGTCAGCGGTTACGATACAGTGGCTTATTTCACACAGAGCAAAGCCGTGAAAGGCGATGCCAAATTCAAATTCAAATACCTTGATTCCGAGTGGTATTTCAGTTCAGCTGAAAATCTGGAACTGTTCAAAAAGAATCCAGACAAATATCGCCCTCAATACGGCGGTTTCTGTGCCTGGGCAGTAGCAGCCAAAAAGCAGAGAGCGCCCGGCGATCCTAATTACTGGAAAATTGTCGATGACAAGCTCTATCTGAATTACGACAACAGTGTTCAAAAGACTTGGCTTGAAGACATTCCGGGGTATATCCGTAAAGGCGATGCCAACTGGCCTAAAATGCTTGATCAATAA